From the genome of Chitinivibrionales bacterium, one region includes:
- a CDS encoding dihydroorotate dehydrogenase, with amino-acid sequence NVKHGALAFGTDPHQVESITRSIRKITPKPLIIKLTPNVTDITSIAKAAENGGADAVSCINTLVGMVIDTKKKRPVFPGKTGGLSGPAIRPVGVAMTWKVAHSISIPVIGMGGIMNFDDALQYFMAGASAIQVGTGMFVDPALPERIFTGLLEYCTNETINTVHDIAHLSD; translated from the coding sequence GAATGTGAAACATGGCGCCCTGGCGTTCGGGACCGATCCACACCAGGTGGAGTCTATTACCAGGAGCATCAGGAAAATCACCCCAAAGCCACTCATCATTAAACTGACGCCTAATGTGACCGATATAACATCGATTGCAAAGGCGGCTGAGAACGGCGGGGCTGATGCTGTCTCATGTATCAATACGCTTGTCGGAATGGTGATCGATACGAAAAAGAAGCGTCCGGTTTTTCCCGGCAAGACCGGTGGGCTCTCAGGTCCCGCGATCAGACCGGTGGGCGTTGCAATGACCTGGAAGGTTGCCCACAGCATCTCGATTCCGGTTATCGGCATGGGTGGAATAATGAATTTTGATGATGCGCTTCAGTATTTTATGGCAGGAGCATCCGCAATTCAGGTCGGCACCGGCATGTTTGTCGATCCCGCTCTGCCGGAAAGAATTTTCACCGGCCTGCTCGAATACTGCACAAATGAAACAATTAATACTGTCCATGATATCGCACATTTATCCGATTAA